The Odocoileus virginianus isolate 20LAN1187 ecotype Illinois chromosome 3, Ovbor_1.2, whole genome shotgun sequence genome includes a window with the following:
- the CLPP gene encoding ATP-dependent Clp protease proteolytic subunit, mitochondrial — MWPKILLRGGRVAAGLCPALGPRLAARFPLQRTPENRLAPQRSLHATAARALPLIPIVVEQTGRGERAYDIYSRLLRERIVCVMGPIDDSVASLVIAQLLFLQSESNKKPIHMYINSPGGVVTSGLAIYDTMQYILNPICTWCVGQAASMGSLLLAAGTPGMRHSLPNSRIMIHQPSGGARGQATDIAIQAEEIMKLKKQLYSIYAKHTKQTLQVIESAMERDRYMSPMEAQEFGILDKVLVHPPQDGEDEPELVQKEPGEPTAVEPAPAST; from the exons ATGTGGCCCAAAATACTGCTTAGGGGGGGCCGGGTGGCGGCCGGCTTGTGCCCAGCGCTGGGGCCTCGCCTCGCCGCCCGCTTTCCCCTGCAGCGGACGCCCGAGAATCGCCTGGCCCCGCAGCGGAGCCTGCACGCGACGGCGGCCCGGGCTCTCCCGCTCATCCCCATCGTGGTGGAGCAGACG GGTCGCGGCGAGCGCGCCTATGACATCTACTCGCGACTGCTTCGGGAGCGTATTGTGTGCGTCATGGGCCCT ATCGATGACAGTGTCGCCAGCCTGGTCATCGCGCAGCTGCTGTTCCTGCAGTCGGAAAGCAACAAGAAGCCCATCCACATGTATATCAACAGCCCCG GTGGCGTGGTGACCTCGGGCCTGGCCATCTACGACACGATGCAATACATCTTGAACCCCATCTGCACGTGGTGTGTGGGCCAGGCGGCCAGCATGGGCTCCCTACTTCTGGCCGCTGGCACCCCAGGCATGCGCCACTCACTCCCCAACTCCCGCATCATGATCCACCAGCCCTCTGGGGGTGCCCGG GGCCAAGCCACAGATATCGCCATCCAGGCGGAGGAGATCATGAAGCTCAAGAAGCAGCTCTACAGCATCTATGCCAAGCACACCAAACAGACCCTGCAGGTGATCG AGTCGGCCATGGAGAGGGACCGCTACATGAGCCCCATGGAGGCCCAGGAGTTCGGCATCTTGGACAAGGTTCTAGTCCATCCCCCACAGGATGGGGAGGACGAGCCGGAGCTGGTACAGAAGGAGCCGGGGGAGCCAACAGCGGTAGAACCCGCCCCAGCCAGCACCTGA